Within the Gorilla gorilla gorilla isolate KB3781 chromosome 15, NHGRI_mGorGor1-v2.1_pri, whole genome shotgun sequence genome, the region CAAATTCttcaaaactgttttcttttgcttccgCTCTGTTTTTCCTGTCATCCACTTAtcacttttcttcatatgttttctttcttttgttcctaGTTGTTATTATGTGGGGTTCTGgttctattttatgttttcactGTATATTCAGAATCAGATTTTTAGCTACCATGTACCATCTTAATAATACCTAGCATTTATTTACTCTTTCCTAATTGTTATTTCAGTGCTTCAGTATTTCAGTATTCATTTAATTCATTCagtattcatttaattctcaaaacaactcAGTGAGGTTGATACAGGTATAattggtgtcttttttttcttttttctgacacTGGCATATCGAGGCCCAAAGGTTAAGTGATCTATGCAACTAGGAGGCAGTAGAACTGGGATTTAAACTTAGACTGCCTGTAGAGGCCATGTTCTTAACCACTACTAGATTTTTGGCGTCCAGATGTCCCTTGTATTTCTAACTTCCGTTTAGTTTTTCTACCTCCAATTCAATGCATCCATTCAGTTAATCTCAAGTGCCTGCCACTTCCCCTTGACAAAACACACTTGCTTATTCTTTATTCCTTGCCACATTAAAGTTAACACTATCCTCCCCATCGCTAGTGCTATAGAGGTCATTGAACCTTCCCCCTGCATATGGCCTGTGAGTTTTATTGATTCCagcatgttttttttaaattaattaattaatttatttatttttttattgatcattcttgggtgtttctcacagagggggatttggcagggtcataggacaatagtggagggaaggtcaacagataaacaagtgaacaaaggtctctggttttcctaggcagaggaccctgcggccttccgcagtgtttgtgtccctgggtacttgagattagggagtggtgatgactcttaagcatgctgccttcaagcatctgtttaacaaagcacatcttgcaccgcccttaatccattcaaccctgagtggatacagcacatgtttcagagagcacagggttgggggtagggtcacagatcaacaggatcccaaggcagaagaatttttcttagtacagaacaaaatgaaaagtctcccatgtctacctctttctacacagacacggcaaccatccgatttctcaatcttttccccacctttcccccctttctattccacaaaaccgccattgtcatcatggcccgttctcaatgagctgttgggtacacctcccagacggggtggtggccgggcagaggggctcctcacttcccagtaggggcggccgggcagaggcgcccctcacctcccggacggggcggctggccaggcggggggctgacccccccacctccctcccggacggggcggctggccgggcagaggggctcctcacttcccagtaggggcggccgagcagaggcgcccctcacctcccggatggggcatcCAGCATgattatttggtgatatttgagtGCGATTTTGTGCTAGATCCTGGGTGTATAATGATGTATGAGACACAGACTTTGTCCTCAGGGAGCTTATactctagaaataatttttttttttcaagagagcgtcttactctgttgctgaggctggagtgcagtggtgccaacaTGGCTTACTATAGCCTCAGGCTCCcgagctcaactgatcctcctgctgcagcctcccgagtaggtgggactacagacatgtactATCACAccaagctgtttttatttttagttcaggTGGGTTctcagtttgttgcccaggctggtttcaaactcctgggctcaaatgattctcccacctcatcctcccaaagtccaagtattgggattacaggcatgagccatcatgcctggccaataaaatGTTACAACAAATTAGCAGAATGCTGAGAGAATAAATGGTGATAGGAAACCTGTATATGTAATGGAGTTTCAGATAatacctaatatttattgagcactttcttttttttttagagacagttttcgctctgttactcaggctagagtacaatggtgctatctcaactcactgcaacctccacttcctgggttcaggcagttctcatgcctcagtcttctgagtagctggaattacaagcacccaccaacacgcccagctaatttttgtactttttgtagagatggagtttcaccatgttggccaggctggtcttgaactcctgacctcaagtaatccgcctgccttggcctcccaaagtgctaggattataggcatgagccactgcgcctgacctattGAACACTTTCTATATGGTTGacattatttttagttcttcagtacatttaattctcataaagtTCCTAAATGTATACTTTTAGATCTGAAGTATCAGGAATACCTAATTGTACAAAGAACATTCCAGTTGGAAGCTACAGCATTTAGCAGAAGTTCTAAAGTAGGAAAGAGCTTCATTTAAACTGTGtgaactggccaggtgtggtgtctcacgcttgtaatcccagcactttgggaggttgaagtgggaggatcacttgagcccaggagttggagaccaacctgggcaacagtgagaccctgtatctaaaaaagaaaaaaaaaagaaaatgagtgaaCTGGACTATAATGATTCAAAAGGCTAAGTAATATAGATAACATCAGTATCCTGAAGTATATTCTAATTCACTGATGCTTGATTTTTGGGGGATTGTATAGTCCCCTTTGCATATATTATGAATGCTATGGAGCCCCTTCtagttttttttcaaaaaaggtaagaaaatttTGCTTAGAATGCCCATGAAGCCTGACTGCTGATCTAAGGAAGTAACTGATTTAATCTGTGCTTTTTGTTTCTGTACTAATACTGCCTTAGTTCAGAGTACTCCTCCTGCCAGAATTCTTTGAGATAATCTCCTGACAGGTTTGTTTCATCCATTGCCCCTCTTAACAGTTTATCCTTTTTATCATAAAGACGATTGTATTATGTATAAccctcctttaatttttttatgaaaagtttcaaacatgtaagaaaataatatagtatTGTGACCTCCCACAAACGTGTCACTCATCTTAAACAGTAACGACTCATGATCAGTCTTGTTTTACCTGTACTTCTATCCATTCGTTGTCCATTCCAAATTATTAttactttctattattttatttatttttaagagacagggtctcgctatgttgcacaggctggaatgcagtggtgcgatcgtagctcactgcagcctcaaaactcttgggttcaaatagtcctcccacttcagcctcccaaatagcttggactataggcacgtgctaccacgcctggctaattttttttttttagtagagacagggtctttctatgttgtctaggctggtcttgagatcatggcctcaagtgatcctcctaccttggcgtctcaagagtgctgggattaaaggcatgagccactatgcctggcatgcctcagcctccagagtagctgggattacaggggtgccaccatgcccgactaattttttgaattttagtagggatggggtttcaccatattggccagtctggtctcgaactcccgacctcaggtgatctgcccaccttggcctcccaaaatgctgggattacaggtgtgagccactatgccctgcctaaattttcttttattctattagTGCTTGAAGTTACTGAGTTCTGAAGTTGTTGAGCTTCTCTCTGCTTTGCTATTGATTTGAGCAAGTTCTGAGCACCATGGCCTTCATCTTCTCATTTTACGCTTTTTTTGCAAGTTTATCAACAAGCTCAGTTAAACCACCAACTGTTTTCTGAAACTGGCCAGTTTTGTCCACAAAGTTCTTGCACTCTTCTTTGAGCTCTGTGGTCTGCTGGGTAACCTCTGAGTCCAACACCCACAGCTTGTTCAACTCATCAAAGTGCAGTCCCTCTTCACCCAGGATGTCCTTTACCATAGTTGTTTCCCATCCAAGTTCCCTAGAGAAGCTCTGCTCTGAAGGAGTGACAGTGACAGTCAGGAGGAGGTGTGTCATAGGAACAAGGGTTGAGAAAGAATAAAGTTCGCTTGCTTGTCACAGGTATTGTTCATTCAACACACATTTCTTTTTGAGTGCCCACTACATGCCAACACTGCTAGATGCTGGGGGTACAGAGATGAATGCAACATGGTGCCCACCCTGCTGGCCCCGTGGCAGCAGCTTACTATGGCCCAGGCTGATGTAGACTGGCAGCTTCTCCCCATCACTGGCAGCTGGTATGCAGGCAGCCTGCCTCGGCTGTTGCCATGACTACAGAGACTCTTTACCCATgacctgaaatatatttttattaaggttttttttttttaacaaaatggttttaaatttatttaaattaatttccttttttttttttttttttttttttaattgaggcagggtttcattttgttgcccaggctggagtgcagtgggcgcaatcccagctcactgtaacctccgcctcccaggttcaagcaattctcttgcctcagccccttgagtagctgggattacaggcatgcaccaccatgcccagctaattattttgtatttttagtagacacggggtttcactgtgttggccaggctggt harbors:
- the LOC109023244 gene encoding intraflagellar transport protein 20 homolog, with the translated sequence MVKDILGEEGLHFDELNKLWVLDSEVTQQTTELKEECKNFVDKTGQFQKTVGGLTELVDKLAKKA